TATAATATTTTAGGGACAACATTCCTTTGCAAAAGGAGGTCGAATACCTCTTTGGCTCTCTTAAGAAACTCTAGGGGTCAATTCCTAATATACCCATAGAGAAGACATCCAAATCTTCTTAAACATTTCCTTTTTCAATTAACATAGAGATAGAACAGTTGAATTACTATAGAAATTGAAAAAGGAATGAAAACAAGACAGTGGAAGTGAAAGGAATCTTGTCACGAGATTTCTATGATTTTCTTAATTGTTGTTGAAAGATAGGATGTTGGGTGACAAAAGGATCATATATAAGATGTTTACTACAGAAGTGACACATGGAatcacaaaagaagaaaaaagaggaaatctAAAACACTACCACCCCACCCCTGCTCCTCCTCCCCTCTCTACCCCctcccaccccccccccccaccccccaaaaaaaaggaaaaaagaaaaagaagagaaagcaggTTCTGACCCTAAAATGATGGGCACGCCTAGACTATTCAATCATTGGGAACACCTCGATTATCCAATCAGATATCTCCTACTAGATTGGGCACACCTCAACTATTTCACAGCATACCTGCTATCCCTCACTGTCAATGAACCAACACTTAGGCAATGAAAAAAATATCGCCTACGCttttcatttcaatttatgtATCTTTGTTTGACTGTGAACGAAGTTTAAATAAGAATTCTAATACTGTGATCTTTATATACCACAAATATCTTTTGAATGTCTAAAAGATATGATGTCATTCCTATGAGGGAAAAATGAGAATGTCCAACCTGAGAACTTACGAAATATAAAAAGGTGACATtctttaataaataaaacaagaagGTAGCACCCAAGGGTGAGAACGacgaggtctcaggttcaaatccagCGGAGGGGAAAACACTAGGTGCATTTGTTACCTGTTGCATACGTACTATAAGGCATCCACAGGTGCATTTTATACATTTACTAACCTTCCTCTTAACTAGTGAAACAAATCAGCTAACAGAAATTCAAATTTTTCTGCTCAATCTCAATCTTTcagtaccaaaaaaaaaaaggaaaatagaagagaaaaagcaGAGAGGATTGTTTTTGCGTCTTGAGATAAAACTAGATTTAGGAGGGATAGACATCACAATTTTTTGCAGCAACAAGGATGTATAAAGAACATAGAAGCAATTGCCATGGGGAATGACTCACTTTCCTGGTCAAGTTCAATAACTTTGAAAGTAGCACCAAGTTGGGAAAGAAGCTGCTTCACCCTCGTGCAATACCCGCAATATGTTTTACTGCACGAAGAAAAAGCAATTAAACAGCATGGAGTCATTAATAAACATAAACTTCCTATCACAAATGAGACAAACCGGGAGCTCATTCAGAACAATTAAATGTTGTATATATGAAGGTTAAAGAAATGGCCTGTAACCTTATACAGTGAAGATCATCCTGATATTTTCAATGCTAGAAAAAAAAGATCGTTTTCCTAAAATTCCCCTTTCCTCTCCCGAATCTtgcaataaataaaaaataggcTAAATTCCCAATAAACCAGTTCATATtccccaattttttttaaaacataaaaaaCCAAATTGGAAAAGTAAAATATTCCTCTTTTTATTACTAATAGTTTTAATATTGAAACTGAAATCAAGATAGAAACCCCAGAAAAAGTAGGTAATTATACCTGAAGACGACGACGGGGTTAGAGGAAACGATCTGTTTGGCTTTGGTAAGGGCCATCTCCATTTGTTCTTTGCTAATCTGAGGTGAACTGAACATTGATCCCATTGGGTCTTTCCTTTATATACAGTAAGTATACAAAGAGATGAAGGATTTTAAGTGCTTGTTGTTTGAAAGATGGCACAGGTGGCTTCTTCTTCCCTCGTTTTCAGTGCCACCCCAATTTTCTCCTGCGGTGAAATTTGGAAACTTTGATACTGCTTTTGACATTTTGATCAAGAAAAGGGAGATGGCATCTAATAGcaatttgttttttcaaaaatgctttttGAGTAGTAGAAATAGTTTTTGTTTGgccaattaatttaaaaaatatttttgagcacCAGTTATTGTTTAGCCAGTATAtttctcaaaattattttttctgcAGTATATTTCTCAAAATTACTTTTAGGttgaagctacttttttctgttaAACTgtcaaaaacatttttttttccttcaaaacatGGTATAATTATGTTCTGAATTGCGTTTATTTTATGCATTCACGGCAAAACCCAAggattccaatttttttttgggaatttaAGTCAACacaaaagataataaaaaaataacttcctttgtttttttatttcttttgctaCTTACTCCTCTGTCCCAATACTTTTGTGCACTTTCACAAGTCAAGTTTAAtatcagtcatattcattttatttaatatttatacgTGATTGGTAAATTTTAGACCTTTCATTTGATGTAAATTTATATAGATGATCAGAAAATTTTAAGCTTTTGCACAAGGATTCTTTTCATGTAATTTATCTTTTTTATCTTCTCATTGCAAAAGTGGTTAAAATCTACCAAAGCCAAACTCGACATGAAAGACGAATTAAGATAAAAGTTTTATGACACAGGGAATACTTACAtggaacttttctttttggattGGCTAATTTTACTTTTCATAGTGCTATTTTATTCCTGAAGAAAGGTGAAAAGAGTACTATATGAAGcatcttcccccccccccccaaaccctcttTGTTTCAAGGACAATTTATTATCCAATCGAAAGACGAAAAGATTTAGTATAAGACAGAAATATTCAAGTTTTGACATTGACAGCATGCATTTATACTCTAGGGCTATACACTGATACATTCTATTAGTCCAACAATCCTCATTATGGAAATATAACATGAACCTGCAAAGCACATAAGCTCAAAAACAGTCAAGCAGGGCGAATCCAGGATCAACGTGAGTGAGTTCAGAATACGTATACTTTAATTTAAAGCATACAGATACATTGTTACATAGTTAAAGCAACAAGTTCAAACCCGCTTTAGATGTAGTAAAGTAACCAGAATATACTACTCCATTGTATAATGAATAAGATGTTTATGACTTGGAAGCAAAAATAGCTTCTAAATCATTGTACAATCCTCTTGGTTTTGACTTGAAGTCTGCTGATGCATCTATAGATGAGCTCCCACTTCTCTTTGTATTCCAAAATCCGCTCCATCTAACAGTACTTGTTGAGGGATCACTTGGAGCTGCATTACTGTCTTTACTAAAGCTGGATTTTGCTAGTTCTCTTATTCGTCGCATCCATGCTTTGTCACCTGAGCTTCTACTACCAGAACTCCTATTCCTGTCACCAGAAGAAGTAAAATCCCCAGTTTCCTTTAGTCTGTGATCTAACAAAGCAGATCCGCTTTCGAGCTTTCTGATCAATCTTTGAGGAATGAAAAACAAGAGGAATCCAATTGATGCTGCTTTCAGTCCGGAGCAGAAAGAATTGTCATCAGGACCGAGTCGCTTTGTCTGTCTGTATAATGCATACCATTCATTTAGCAGCTGGACCAAAAATGCTATGAAGAAAAGTGCAAGCATGGCGATTCCAATTTCGGTTTCCTTTCTTGATGAATCTCTTTCTAAGAGAACAATGCAAGCAGCAAAAATACCTACTTCGCAAGCAACTGAGATGATCTCAACAAGCTGAACCTTCTTTTTAATGAAAGGCTTCTTCAGAACCATAAAGAATAGCTGGAAAGAAGTGATGCTAAGCAGGACAACTATCGGAGTTTTTGAAGACCACTTCTTCAAATAAGTACCAGCCACAATTCCAAGACAAACACGCTTcacaaattcaagaaatgtgAAGTATATTCTTAGAATACCAAACACCTTCTGGATAAAAGGTGCTTCTGCATCTTCCGTCTCATCGTCTGTTGCAATGACTTTGTCATGATGCTTGCTAGGATTTCCTCCTGTAATCTGAGAGAGCATATACTTTGGTGGACCCCTTAGATCCTCAAACAGAGGGCCAAACACGATTAAATATTTAGAATCGCGTGATTTTTTCCATGTCCACTGACCTCTTTTACCAGGACCTAGGGTAACTCGGATTAATTCTTGATACCAATGGAATGTCTGCCCAACTTGGTGTACCTCCTTATACTGAAGAAGCTTCCCTAACGTGATTCCAATAGAGAGGAACAAGAGCAATGCTAGCAGTAGAAATGATACTAAACCCAAAAGTAAAATGCCAACAACAATTCCTGCAGTTGATCCTCctagaagaaaagaagaacaaattTGTGATCTCGTAAACTGGATTTACAAATCTTCGACTGATGCAGAAAGAAACTATAAAATGCGCAGATCCATTCTAGTAGAGAACATTCTTATAGTAAATGATAGATTATCTCCCTACCAAAAGATGTATCTTGATACTAAAAATATTTAGGATCTTAATAAAGCTGTTAAAGAGCTGTAGCCCTAGAGGCTGGATACATTTTTAGATATATGAAACCGTGCCTAATTTCTAATAATTGATGTGGTTTTCTCCTTTTTAAGATTTGCAATAGGACTTATCATCTGCATGTCACGGCTCCTACTCGGGGAGGGGGTGTCAGGAAGAGAGAATGATAAGGTAAACACAACCACGACAATTATGCAGGTAATATCTATTAGCTTCGGTAATAATGATCTACTGGCAGCTTTAACTCATCATGACAAAATCTATGCAAATCACAATCTTTCAGAAATCACACACAGTTCTAAGAGCTGTAATGCTTTGAACCTTGTGACCTGGTCAATATCTGATTAAGGTAAGTAGCATCTAACTGTTATAGATAAGTACTGTATTGGGGATCAGTCACTACAGGTATATCTTATCATTTATAAATGTGAAAATTGATGTCTTACAGGTGGAATGCACTCGTTGCAACAGAATGCTATAGGGCATAATGCATAAAGGAGCATCGTGCTTATGAATTGGAAATACCTTTAACTATATTTACTGAGACTTTGCAAATGCAAGGTATAGCCATAATTGAAAGGAAGATCTCAAATCTTGGAAAGACCAAAGCTCCATAACTCCACTTTTTTTCTGTGTCCTTTCtcagttttaaaataaaaaggagCAAAACATGCAGTAATATCAAGCTGCCTCCAATAACGGCTAACCAAAACATGCTTCTGTCGAAATCTCTCCACCTGGAAACAGCAGATGAATTATTCATTTACAGGTGCTAAATCTATCTTTTGCTTAAAAGCTTGAGAAAATTATTTTCAAGTACATGCACTTGAtcatccttttcttttttcactaAAACCTAAGCCCCAATGAATTGGGAAACTAAACACCTTTGATCACTTCAAAAGATGTGATACAGAGACATTTTTCGGTACTTACCCACTTGAATATTGTGGATCCAGGATATACTGAGCTTCCGGATGAAGATTCTGGCTCTGCCATTCAGAAGAGCACTCAACAATGTGATCAGGGAACAAGTATTTAAGTTATGGTGAAAGCTGTGGATTCTAACCTCGAAGATTGACCTATATTCCATAGGACTAAGTGGCAGCCCATATAATCCTGAAGCTTTGTCCACATTGTATTTGTCTGTTTTCATTCCAAAATCATTAATTTTAGAGCCGTATGAATGTGAGTTTGTCGGGGAACTCGGTCCCCTCATGAATGGAAACATGCTTCCAGTTTCCCATGGGAGCCTCATGTAAGGAACACTCCATTGCAGGCCTCTAGCAAATTCGTAGTATTCAACTGGCAATGTAACTGGCAACCATCTCGTCAATGCACATACCTGAATGTGACAAGCTATTCTCTGTTTCAAGACACAAAAAGAAAAGATGTGCATTCAGAACATAATGTTATGGATCAATCAATCTAAGAGTGCTATTTTGATCTCAAAGATTTTGTAAATTTCAATGAACTTAATGGACATAAGATGCGTGGACATTTCCAAAAATGTATTCGTCCACATTAGAGCCTTCTGATATTGCTAGTGAGAGAACATAAACTCTAAACACTACCCAAATAAATCATCAACAGAACTCAATCTTAATGGTATCTATGCCTTATGACCCCTTTTCCTTGGTAGCTCAGTAATGGTAGAGCTGTTGTCTGTTTAAATATTTCCTGCTCCAACCGTTGAAAATAGCAGGTCGACATATTAATTTTTTTTCGGAAATTATGCTGCCAGCACAGAGGTACTAAAACTGGGAGAAAAAGTTATTACTCCGAACtccacaaaaataaaaaagaatctgACTTGTGACGAGTGATCTTGTCACACTGGAATATTTTTTGGAGAAAGCAAATGATTATTCCCTTCTCATGGTGTTGCTTCCGAGAATACATCTCAGGAACAAAGGACAACTTCATGAGCTTCACTAAGAGCCTTAGAGTTCTAAAATTCAAGATCTTTCATATCCTTCCCCATGTATTTAACAACCAAAGAAGTACCCATATAGACTGCAGACCTATACGAGTCTAACATAAAGTTGTTAAGGAAGGGGTATTTACAAAAAGATTTCTAGCAGGATCAGATGTCATAAAAGAGCTTGGTCTTGAGTATGCACCAACAGATTGGAGGCTCGCAGTTGACACAGTGAGGAGCCCTGCTGCAAAAGATGTTACCACGAAAGCAGCAGTTGCAAAGATGGAAAGCACTTGAGATATTGATGGTACAGTATCTGTAAAAGAGTAAAAGGAAATCATACATGAttaaagcattttcaaagcaaaagaaagtgacCTTGAGTTTAGAACTATCGAATATTACAGTGCAGGAGCTGGAGAACATTAGATTGCAGGTTCCTATTTCCAGCAACATCACCAGTTACATTTTCCGGGATGC
This DNA window, taken from Nicotiana tabacum cultivar K326 chromosome 4, ASM71507v2, whole genome shotgun sequence, encodes the following:
- the LOC107814238 gene encoding glutaredoxin produces the protein MGSMFSSPQISKEQMEMALTKAKQIVSSNPVVVFSKTYCGYCTRVKQLLSQLGATFKVIELDQESDGNEVQQALLEWTGQRTVPNVFIGGKHVGGCDSIVEKHQQGKLLPLLKDAAAVPNTSAKV
- the LOC107814239 gene encoding uncharacterized protein LOC107814239 isoform X2; this translates as MDKNFCSDSAGNKFKRTENSRIFIHFDRRTVSVDIRTQIPERLLQIDRETRTVLATNRTENMKVYLYFTEPIVNSSTEILNSLNISQGLVTPISGNSLGERRFGFQVKGISQTAIVTLSLRSSFILSRQGTSVAPVTPVTFLYDMQRPAVSLSTTSRMRTCEEQIPVWIKFVKPVFGFNSSHVSIIGGHLQSFQEMSRSIYIVNIQAREDFVSVSIPENVTGDVAGNRNLQSNVLQLLHYTVPSISQVLSIFATAAFVVTSFAAGLLTVSTASLQSVGAYSRPSSFMTSDPARNLFRIACHIQVCALTRWLPVTLPVEYYEFARGLQWSVPYMRLPWETGSMFPFMRGPSSPTNSHSYGSKINDFGMKTDKYNVDKASGLYGLPLSPMEYRSIFESQNLHPEAQYILDPQYSSGWRDFDRSMFWLAVIGGSLILLHVLLLFILKLRKDTEKKWSYGALVFPRFEIFLSIMAIPCICKVSVNIVKGGSTAGIVVGILLLGLVSFLLLALLLFLSIGITLGKLLQYKEVHQVGQTFHWYQELIRVTLGPGKRGQWTWKKSRDSKYLIVFGPLFEDLRGPPKYMLSQITGGNPSKHHDKVIATDDETEDAEAPFIQKVFGILRIYFTFLEFVKRVCLGIVAGTYLKKWSSKTPIVVLLSITSFQLFFMVLKKPFIKKKVQLVEIISVACEVGIFAACIVLLERDSSRKETEIGIAMLALFFIAFLVQLLNEWYALYRQTKRLGPDDNSFCSGLKAASIGFLLFFIPQRLIRKLESGSALLDHRLKETGDFTSSGDRNRSSGSRSSGDKAWMRRIRELAKSSFSKDSNAAPSDPSTSTVRWSGFWNTKRSGSSSIDASADFKSKPRGLYNDLEAIFASKS
- the LOC107814239 gene encoding uncharacterized protein LOC107814239 isoform X1, producing the protein MGREKSSSLILLSWVFLVLSFRVHCDGSEVSLKLLRTPRAFSNWNFAKFAFQVLVSGNGDICADCSTYCKLDDHKSSVCESGEILYTRLLDGNHTFEVCTNGSHGVGCARYNWTVDTIPPTAYITAPTSFTNASNVSVNISFSEPCWTHGGFGCSSTNSCNLLVYGPGQIVPNTLKVVEPDLKFSVVVSLSTRDQYGRVVVVMDKNFCSDSAGNKFKRTENSRIFIHFDRRTVSVDIRTQIPERLLQIDRETRTVLATNRTENMKVYLYFTEPIVNSSTEILNSLNISQGLVTPISGNSLGERRFGFQVKGISQTAIVTLSLRSSFILSRQGTSVAPVTPVTFLYDMQRPAVSLSTTSRMRTCEEQIPVWIKFVKPVFGFNSSHVSIIGGHLQSFQEMSRSIYIVNIQAREDFVSVSIPENVTGDVAGNRNLQSNVLQLLHYTVPSISQVLSIFATAAFVVTSFAAGLLTVSTASLQSVGAYSRPSSFMTSDPARNLFRIACHIQVCALTRWLPVTLPVEYYEFARGLQWSVPYMRLPWETGSMFPFMRGPSSPTNSHSYGSKINDFGMKTDKYNVDKASGLYGLPLSPMEYRSIFESQNLHPEAQYILDPQYSSGWRDFDRSMFWLAVIGGSLILLHVLLLFILKLRKDTEKKWSYGALVFPRFEIFLSIMAIPCICKVSVNIVKGGSTAGIVVGILLLGLVSFLLLALLLFLSIGITLGKLLQYKEVHQVGQTFHWYQELIRVTLGPGKRGQWTWKKSRDSKYLIVFGPLFEDLRGPPKYMLSQITGGNPSKHHDKVIATDDETEDAEAPFIQKVFGILRIYFTFLEFVKRVCLGIVAGTYLKKWSSKTPIVVLLSITSFQLFFMVLKKPFIKKKVQLVEIISVACEVGIFAACIVLLERDSSRKETEIGIAMLALFFIAFLVQLLNEWYALYRQTKRLGPDDNSFCSGLKAASIGFLLFFIPQRLIRKLESGSALLDHRLKETGDFTSSGDRNRSSGSRSSGDKAWMRRIRELAKSSFSKDSNAAPSDPSTSTVRWSGFWNTKRSGSSSIDASADFKSKPRGLYNDLEAIFASKS